The Sporosarcina sp. Te-1 DNA window TGGCGTAAACGAACGACACGGGCGACGTAGTGAAACCGTAGATCACGTTGTTTACTATCCCAACGAGTGCACCAATGATGGGACCCGCGAGCATGCTCGATAAGATAGTGCCAATCGAGTCGACCCAAAGCGGCAGCTTCAGCAGCTCCACAAATAATTTTCCGATAAAATTGATGCCGACTGCTGCTGGAATTAATACAAGTGCAGCTGTCGAAAATCGGAATGACCATAACCCAGTACGAACCATTCTCATGTACCCCTTTTCATATCATATTGTCAGTAGAACCTAGAAGACTCCATCCTACTATGTGTCAAGACACATGAATATACTAATCTATTTTATAGAAAGAGGGAAGCCTTTTTCAAGTTCTATAGGAGAATATGACTTCTAAGACATGAAAAAGACCAAGGGGCATAAGAGAACCCTTGGTCTTGTAATTATTGCAGTAATTGATTGAATCGTTTATAGCCGACAAATTTGTCTTTCCAATAAGCAGAATTGAGTGAAGTCACTTCGACTTTCTTCGTTCCAGCGTGAATGAAGTTGCCGTCTCCTAAGTAGATACCTGCATGTGAGATGCCTTCCCGGTATGTATTTTGGAAGAAAACAAGATCCCCAGGAACCGGTTCGTCCACGATTGTCGCGTTTGTATACATGCCGACTGTATCAAGACGAGGTAAATCCAGTCCAGCCGTGCGGAACACATAATAGATGAAACCGCTGCAATCGAAACCTTCCGGTGTGACGCCGGCCCAAACATATGGCGTATCCAGCAAAGGAAGTGATACTTCTGTTGCGGCTGCCAAAATGGCTTGAGAATGATTGGACGGTAAATGTGGCTTGTCCACTTGTGCTGCTGGCGCTTTAAACTGGTTTGTCGAAGATGTTTCCTTGCTCACTGCTAGACTTTGTGCAGTCGTCGTTTTACTTGTCTGCGTAACGGC harbors:
- a CDS encoding C40 family peptidase; this translates as MKAKVLSLLATAALATALTAGQADAASDTYVVKKGDTLWKIASAHKLSVDELKSLNQMQSESIKIDQKLVVTKKPGSAKQPAVTQTSKTTTAQSLAVSKETSSTNQFKAPAAQVDKPHLPSNHSQAILAAATEVSLPLLDTPYVWAGVTPEGFDCSGFIYYVFRTAGLDLPRLDTVGMYTNATIVDEPVPGDLVFFQNTYREGISHAGIYLGDGNFIHAGTKKVEVTSLNSAYWKDKFVGYKRFNQLLQ